A genomic region of Scomber japonicus isolate fScoJap1 chromosome 5, fScoJap1.pri, whole genome shotgun sequence contains the following coding sequences:
- the LOC128359140 gene encoding tumor protein p53-inducible protein 11-like: MASKPHPPLMKKHSQTDLISRLKSRKILGVGGEDDDGEVHRSKISQMLGNEIKFTVREPIGLRVWILTSAVGFTVMALMALMFPNQLYEVIFEEELSTTSISIRLYGGALLSLALIMWNGLYTAEKIVIQWTLLSEACYFAVQFLVTSVTLMEIGILPNAAILLLLSRVLFLAVTMTYYYHLGRKAKKI; this comes from the exons ATGGCTTCGAAACCTCACCCTCCTCTGATGAAGAAGCATAGTCAGACAGACTTAATAAGCCGCCTGAAGAGCCGGAAGATCCTTGGAGTCGGTGGGGAGGATGATGATGGCGAAGTACACCGCTCAAAG ATCAGTCAGATGCTTGGAAATGAGATAAAGTTCACAGTGCGAGAGCCTATCGGGCTTAG GGTGTGGATACTCACTTCAGCTGTTGGTTTCACAGTTATGGCCCTGATG GCCCTGATGTTTCCCAACCAACTATATGAGGTTATTTTTGAGGAGGAGCTCTCCACAACTAGTATCTCCATTCGCCTTTATGGAGGAGCACTACTAA GCCTGGCCCTCATCATGTGGAATGGTCTCTACACAGCAGAAAAGATTGTCATCCAGTGGACCCTGCTCAGTGAAGCGTGCTACTTTGCCGTCCAGTTTCTAG TGACATCCGTCACCTTAATGGAGATCGGTATCCTGCCTAATGCTGCCATACTCCTGCTGCTCAGTCGAGTGCTCTTCCTGGCAGTCACCATGACTTACTACTATCACCTGGGCCGCAAGGCAAAGAAGATCTGA